A section of the Thalassospira sp. TSL5-1 genome encodes:
- the kduI gene encoding 5-dehydro-4-deoxy-D-glucuronate isomerase: MEQRYGAGPDQIDGMNTSQLRENFMVENLFTPGEIRFAYTHFDRMIVGGAVPLDGALSFGGGEDVGTELFFDAREMGIANLGGAGWIEVDGTRYELANRDVLYVGRGTKAVKLGSNDAAQPAWFYMNSVPAGQAIETRLITRAESKILELGDAEKSNCRSLAMYIHPEVSPSCLLLMGITDPAKGSVWNTMPPHLHERRMEAYCYFDLSDEDRVMHFMGRPDNTRHLVVANGDIVLSPAWSIHMGAGTGPYGFVWGMTGENQAYTDVSPVAIKELR; this comes from the coding sequence ATGGAACAACGCTATGGTGCCGGGCCGGACCAGATTGACGGCATGAATACATCGCAGCTTCGCGAGAATTTTATGGTTGAAAACCTGTTCACGCCGGGCGAGATCCGCTTTGCCTACACCCATTTTGATCGCATGATTGTTGGGGGTGCTGTGCCGCTTGATGGCGCGCTTTCCTTTGGCGGCGGCGAAGATGTAGGGACCGAGCTGTTTTTTGACGCTCGCGAGATGGGAATTGCCAATCTCGGCGGTGCGGGCTGGATCGAGGTGGATGGCACCCGTTACGAACTCGCCAATCGCGACGTCTTGTATGTGGGCCGCGGGACGAAGGCTGTGAAGCTTGGCAGCAATGACGCGGCACAGCCCGCCTGGTTTTACATGAATTCCGTTCCTGCCGGGCAGGCGATTGAAACGCGGCTGATTACGCGCGCGGAATCCAAGATTCTTGAACTGGGTGACGCTGAAAAAAGCAATTGCCGGTCGCTGGCAATGTATATCCACCCTGAAGTGTCGCCTTCCTGCCTGCTGCTTATGGGGATTACCGACCCGGCGAAAGGCTCTGTCTGGAATACCATGCCGCCGCATTTGCATGAACGGCGTATGGAGGCCTATTGCTATTTTGACCTGTCTGATGAAGACCGCGTGATGCACTTTATGGGGCGGCCGGATAATACCCGCCATCTGGTTGTTGCCAATGGTGATATTGTCTTGTCACCGGCATGGTCGATTCATATGGGTGCCGGGACCGGGCCGTATGGCTTTGTCTGGGGCATGACAGGTGAAAACCAGGCATATACCGACGTGTCGCCGGTTGCCATAAAGGAGCTGCGCTAA
- a CDS encoding ABC transporter permease, producing the protein MHVYILRRLVLMIPVLLGLTVIVFLIMSLIPGDPALAILGSYATPENIAKLRADLGLDKSLFSQYWIWLSNMLHGDFGRSYSLNRPVLDEVLERFGATLILAGASLMLCTVFGLLTGVVSAVRQYGWADKTLTFVVLIGISIPSFWLGLMMMLLFAVKLRWLPVSGMYAIYGGGDLPDLLRHLIMPAVTLAVVATGVIARLTRSNMLEVLRQDYIRTARAKGLDERRVIYRHAFKAALVNVIPVIGVQAGFVLGGAVYIETVFQWPGIGRMLVTAIATRDILLVQGGVVIVAASYVLFNLFADVLQHLIDPRVKA; encoded by the coding sequence ATGCACGTCTATATTTTGCGCCGACTGGTTTTGATGATTCCGGTTTTGCTGGGTCTGACCGTGATTGTCTTTTTGATCATGTCCCTTATTCCGGGTGATCCGGCCCTGGCGATTTTGGGGTCCTATGCGACGCCGGAAAACATCGCCAAGTTACGGGCCGATCTTGGCCTCGATAAATCGCTGTTCAGTCAATACTGGATCTGGCTTTCCAATATGCTGCATGGCGATTTTGGCCGGTCTTATAGCCTGAACCGCCCGGTATTGGACGAGGTTTTGGAACGGTTTGGCGCGACGCTGATTTTGGCAGGGGCGTCGCTGATGTTATGTACGGTTTTTGGCCTTCTGACCGGCGTGGTTTCGGCGGTGCGGCAATATGGCTGGGCGGATAAAACCCTGACCTTTGTGGTGCTGATTGGCATTTCGATACCGTCATTCTGGCTGGGGCTGATGATGATGTTGCTGTTTGCCGTCAAATTGCGCTGGCTGCCAGTCAGTGGCATGTATGCGATTTATGGCGGTGGCGATTTGCCCGATTTGTTGCGTCATCTGATTATGCCTGCCGTGACGCTGGCGGTGGTGGCAACCGGGGTGATTGCGCGCCTGACCCGTTCCAACATGCTGGAAGTGTTGCGCCAGGATTATATTCGCACCGCGCGCGCCAAGGGCCTGGATGAAAGACGGGTGATTTATCGCCATGCCTTTAAGGCCGCACTGGTTAATGTCATCCCGGTGATTGGCGTGCAGGCGGGCTTTGTGCTGGGCGGGGCGGTTTATATTGAAACCGTGTTTCAGTGGCCCGGTATTGGCCGCATGCTGGTTACGGCGATTGCGACCCGCGATATTTTGCTCGTACAGGGTGGCGTTGTGATTGTGGCGGCAAGTTATGTGCTGTTCAATCTGTTTGCCGATGTGTTGCAACACCTTATCGATCCGAGGGTCAAGGCATGA
- a CDS encoding TRAP transporter large permease — protein MDTLIDFMLDPAGAAVVMFVLFFGLLILGTPISIAIGVSSFVTGFAYLPSNVIGFISAQKMFSGIDSFTLLAIPFFVLAGNIMNKGGIAIRLVNLAKLLGGRMPGALAHTNVLANMLFGSISGSSIAAAAGVGGVIGPLQRKEGYDPAFCAAVNIASAPTGILIPPSGPLILFSLVSGGTSISALFLGGYLPGILMGLSVMAVVTVIAIRKGYRTEGHASWAEIFTVIWQAFPALLMIILVIGGIAVGAFTATEGAAVAVFYSFILSLLYRLASWREYLDALKSSAVTSCSILFLIAASGIMSYVMTIAGIPDVIADTILTFDNPIMILLVMNVCLLVIGFFMDLTPAVLIFTPIFLPIAHEIGMNPVHLGIVMIFNLGVGSMTPPVGSVLFVGCAVANLRIDQVIRPIMPFFFATTAALLLTTYVPWLTLALPRFLGLM, from the coding sequence ATGGATACTCTTATTGATTTTATGCTCGACCCTGCCGGCGCAGCCGTTGTCATGTTTGTGCTGTTTTTTGGGCTTTTGATCCTCGGCACACCCATTTCCATCGCCATTGGCGTGTCTTCTTTTGTTACCGGGTTTGCTTATCTGCCATCCAATGTCATCGGTTTTATCAGCGCGCAAAAGATGTTTTCCGGCATCGACAGTTTCACCTTGCTGGCGATCCCGTTTTTTGTGCTTGCGGGCAATATCATGAACAAGGGCGGCATCGCCATCCGGCTGGTTAATCTTGCCAAATTGCTGGGCGGGCGGATGCCCGGCGCATTGGCGCATACCAATGTTCTTGCCAATATGCTGTTTGGCTCTATTTCCGGCTCGTCTATTGCGGCGGCTGCCGGTGTTGGCGGGGTGATTGGCCCGCTACAGCGCAAGGAAGGCTATGATCCGGCCTTTTGTGCGGCGGTTAATATTGCCTCTGCGCCGACCGGCATCCTTATTCCGCCCAGCGGGCCGCTGATTTTGTTTTCGCTGGTGTCTGGCGGTACCTCCATTTCCGCCCTGTTTCTGGGCGGTTATTTGCCCGGGATTTTAATGGGTCTGTCGGTGATGGCGGTGGTGACGGTTATCGCCATTCGTAAGGGGTATCGCACCGAAGGTCATGCAAGCTGGGCCGAGATTTTTACCGTTATCTGGCAGGCCTTTCCCGCGCTGCTGATGATTATTCTGGTGATTGGCGGTATTGCCGTGGGCGCGTTTACTGCGACCGAGGGTGCGGCGGTTGCCGTGTTTTATTCGTTCATTTTGTCGCTGCTCTATCGCCTGGCAAGCTGGCGCGAATATCTTGATGCCCTTAAAAGTTCGGCTGTGACCAGTTGTTCGATCCTGTTTCTGATCGCGGCTTCGGGCATCATGTCCTATGTCATGACGATTGCCGGTATCCCCGATGTGATTGCCGATACAATTCTGACATTCGACAACCCGATCATGATTTTGCTGGTTATGAATGTCTGTTTGCTGGTGATCGGGTTTTTCATGGATCTGACACCGGCAGTACTGATTTTCACACCCATCTTTTTGCCCATCGCCCATGAAATTGGCATGAACCCTGTGCATTTGGGCATTGTCATGATTTTCAATCTTGGTGTGGGTTCGATGACGCCGCCGGTGGGCAGCGTTTTGTTTGTCGGCTGTGCGGTGGCCAATTTGCGGATTGATCAGGTGATCCGCCCGATCATGCCCTTTTTCTTTGCCACAACCGCCGCCCTGCTTTTGACCACCTATGTGCCGTGGCTGACGCTGGCTTTGCCGCGTTTCCTTGGCCTGATGTGA
- a CDS encoding DUF1028 domain-containing protein: MTYSLIAKDPKTKALGLVTATGNLAVGGFVPHLRAGVGAIATQGYSTNYWYGVNGLNRLQAGENAESVVKNLTDADEGRAYRQMLLLDANGNGAAWTGSANSPHHDHIITHNLVAGGNILANETVIPAMKQGFENAVENGCSFALALLHALEAAFDAGGDKRGTSSATIQVVTPNQLPLDLRVDDHPHPIAELKRLYDMTRQSDYQSFFVRLPTPDHPHQH, encoded by the coding sequence ATGACCTATTCGCTGATTGCAAAAGACCCGAAAACCAAGGCTCTCGGGCTGGTAACGGCCACCGGCAACCTTGCCGTTGGCGGCTTTGTTCCCCATTTGCGCGCCGGGGTTGGCGCGATTGCCACACAGGGCTATTCCACCAATTACTGGTATGGCGTTAACGGGCTAAATCGCCTGCAAGCCGGTGAAAATGCCGAGTCCGTGGTGAAAAACCTGACCGACGCCGACGAGGGCCGCGCATATCGGCAAATGCTGTTGCTTGATGCCAATGGCAATGGTGCGGCCTGGACCGGGTCGGCCAACAGCCCCCATCATGACCATATCATCACGCACAATCTGGTTGCGGGCGGCAATATTCTGGCAAACGAAACCGTCATCCCCGCCATGAAGCAAGGGTTCGAGAACGCCGTTGAAAATGGCTGTTCTTTTGCGTTGGCTCTGCTGCATGCGCTGGAAGCCGCCTTTGACGCAGGCGGGGATAAACGCGGCACCAGTTCGGCCACCATCCAGGTTGTGACCCCCAATCAGCTCCCGCTTGACCTGCGGGTCGATGACCATCCCCATCCGATTGCCGAGCTGAAACGCCTGTATGACATGACCCGTCAATCCGACTACCAGTCCTTCTTCGTCCGTTTGCCGACACCGGACCATCCACACCAGCATTGA
- a CDS encoding U32 family peptidase C-terminal domain-containing protein, translated as MSDQSRRSELLMPAGSLEKLKIAVLYGADAVYMGTPDLSLRVKSQMSLDDVVEGIEFAHQHGVRVYLTLNLFSHNKDISKLPEYVETVRKVKPDGLIVADPGVFMFVREQAPEIPLHVSTQANVCSWQSVKFWQSIGAKLVVLGREVSYEELTEIREKCQDIKIEAFVHGSMCMTYSGRCLLSNFMAERGANQGACANSCRWKYKVHMKLKDGTVKELNLTEENMELFDFFLEEEMRPGELMEIQEDERGSYILNSRDLCIMPKLEDYLKIGVDSLKVEGRGKSPYYAGLVARAYRMAIDDWYEDPENWSAEPYMKELATIPNRGYTLAFHEGRLTNYAHGYDSSSNVSDWEFAGLIERVEDDAFIVSVKNRLLAGDVLEIVPPKGRKTIFIRMYEFIDANSGKVGEAVHAGAKPMVRIPFSLLEQEDPDYLRTAFPPLTIIRKEKALTPDEWERMKLDQEGHKIEMGKGNPARYDAKRDALQDALDERQKDRTFRTPRVGTQGCCGRGCNGCLIFWHDPQYAKARDILAKRKQGEMLERDGKTVAAE; from the coding sequence ATGAGTGATCAATCGCGCCGTTCCGAATTGTTGATGCCTGCTGGCTCTTTGGAAAAGCTTAAAATTGCCGTGCTGTATGGCGCGGATGCCGTTTATATGGGCACGCCTGATTTATCACTGCGGGTCAAAAGCCAGATGTCGCTGGATGATGTGGTGGAAGGCATTGAATTTGCCCATCAGCATGGGGTGCGGGTTTACCTGACATTGAACCTGTTTTCGCACAACAAGGACATTTCCAAACTGCCGGAATATGTTGAAACCGTGCGCAAGGTAAAGCCGGACGGACTGATTGTCGCTGACCCCGGCGTTTTCATGTTTGTGCGCGAACAGGCCCCTGAAATTCCGTTACATGTCTCCACCCAGGCCAATGTCTGTTCGTGGCAGTCCGTCAAATTCTGGCAAAGCATTGGTGCCAAGCTGGTGGTGCTGGGCCGCGAGGTTTCCTACGAGGAACTGACCGAAATTCGCGAAAAATGCCAGGACATCAAAATCGAAGCCTTTGTGCATGGTTCCATGTGCATGACCTATTCCGGCCGCTGCCTGCTATCAAACTTCATGGCAGAACGCGGGGCCAACCAGGGGGCGTGTGCCAATAGCTGCCGCTGGAAATACAAGGTCCATATGAAGCTGAAAGATGGCACGGTCAAGGAACTGAACCTGACCGAAGAAAATATGGAACTGTTTGATTTCTTCCTGGAAGAAGAAATGCGCCCCGGCGAACTGATGGAAATTCAGGAGGATGAACGCGGATCTTACATCCTCAATTCGCGTGACCTCTGCATCATGCCGAAACTGGAAGACTACCTTAAAATCGGTGTCGATAGCCTGAAGGTAGAAGGCCGCGGCAAAAGCCCGTACTATGCCGGGCTGGTCGCACGCGCTTATCGCATGGCGATAGATGACTGGTACGAAGACCCCGAAAACTGGTCGGCAGAACCCTATATGAAGGAACTGGCAACCATCCCCAACCGGGGCTATACCCTGGCCTTCCATGAAGGACGGCTGACCAATTATGCGCATGGCTATGACAGCTCCAGCAACGTTTCGGACTGGGAGTTTGCCGGGCTGATCGAACGGGTGGAAGACGATGCCTTTATCGTGTCGGTCAAAAACCGCCTGCTGGCTGGCGACGTTTTGGAAATTGTCCCGCCCAAGGGCCGTAAAACCATTTTCATCCGCATGTATGAATTTATCGATGCCAATAGTGGCAAGGTTGGCGAAGCCGTGCATGCCGGGGCCAAACCAATGGTCCGTATTCCGTTTTCACTGTTAGAGCAGGAAGACCCGGACTATCTGCGCACCGCCTTCCCGCCGCTGACCATCATCCGCAAGGAAAAGGCCTTAACGCCGGACGAATGGGAACGCATGAAGCTGGACCAGGAAGGCCATAAAATTGAAATGGGTAAAGGCAACCCGGCACGGTACGACGCCAAACGCGACGCCCTGCAGGACGCCCTTGATGAACGCCAGAAAGACCGCACCTTCCGCACCCCGCGCGTGGGAACACAAGGCTGTTGTGGCCGGGGCTGCAATGGCTGCCTGATCTTCTGGCACGACCCGCAATATGCCAAGGCCCGCGACATCCTTGCCAAACGCAAACAGGGCGAAATGCTGGAACGCGACGGCAAAACGGTGGCGGCGGAGTAA
- the kduD gene encoding 2-dehydro-3-deoxy-D-gluconate 5-dehydrogenase KduD yields MNAFSLNGRKALITGANAGIGQAIAIAMARAGATVVCAGRRSSAETVSAITDAGGTASEIIVDFADPMAGASLFKGEGIDILVNNAGIIRRADSVDFTEEDWDAVMDVNVKAVFFTSQAFAKELLDQNRTGKIVNIASLLSFQGGIRVPSYTTAKHGVAGLTRILANEWTASGINVNAIAPGYIATNNTQALRDDPDRSAAILDRIPAGRWGRPEDIAESAVYLAAPASDYVSGAILNVDGGWLAR; encoded by the coding sequence ATGAATGCGTTTTCCCTGAATGGTCGTAAAGCCCTGATTACCGGTGCCAATGCCGGTATCGGGCAGGCGATTGCCATTGCAATGGCCCGTGCCGGTGCGACGGTTGTTTGTGCCGGTCGCCGAAGCTCTGCCGAAACCGTATCGGCCATTACCGATGCCGGGGGAACGGCGAGCGAAATCATTGTTGATTTTGCGGACCCTATGGCTGGTGCGTCCCTGTTTAAAGGCGAGGGCATTGATATTCTGGTCAATAATGCCGGGATCATTCGCCGGGCCGACAGTGTTGATTTCACCGAAGAAGACTGGGATGCGGTGATGGATGTCAATGTCAAGGCGGTGTTCTTTACATCGCAGGCGTTTGCCAAAGAACTGCTGGACCAGAACCGCACGGGCAAGATCGTTAATATTGCATCTTTGCTGTCATTTCAGGGCGGCATTCGTGTGCCATCCTATACGACGGCCAAACATGGTGTGGCGGGCTTGACCCGTATTCTCGCCAATGAATGGACCGCAAGCGGGATTAATGTCAACGCGATTGCGCCGGGTTACATTGCTACCAATAACACCCAGGCCCTGCGCGATGACCCGGACCGCTCTGCTGCCATTCTGGACCGTATTCCCGCCGGTCGCTGGGGCCGCCCGGAGGACATTGCTGAAAGTGCGGTTTATCTGGCCGCCCCGGCGTCGGACTATGTTTCAGGGGCAATCCTGAATGTTGATGGCGGCTGGCTCGCCCGCTAG
- a CDS encoding allantoate amidohydrolase, with amino-acid sequence MLGQLVYDRLEQAAQFSRPGPGVTRLFLSAEHKQVAILIKEWMEQAGLETEMDATGNIVGRDEKARNGAPTLIMGSHQDTVVSGGKYDGMLGVALPITVVGDLYKRKIDLPFGIEIVAFGDEEGTRFQSTLVGSRALAGTFDPAALDAMDDNGVTVRTALQDFGCTPDSIPSLKRSRKNTLGFLEVHIEQGPVLEGRNLPVGIVTALTGIERHRVVIKGKASHAGTTPMDHRQDALLAAADIVHKVNQVCRETEGMVGVVGKLEVSPNAVNVIPDSVDLTIELRAPERAVRVNGRGAILSALGGIAQNRAVAINADQTYEAEGVPCADWMMNGLEAAITQHNIRPLRLFSGAGHDGLAMHDLCDIGMLFVRCKDGLSHHPDEAITAEDADIAAQVLATYLQNLAQFCSKLAG; translated from the coding sequence ATGCTGGGACAACTTGTTTATGATCGCCTGGAACAGGCCGCACAATTTTCCCGACCCGGCCCCGGTGTCACCCGCCTGTTTTTAAGTGCCGAACACAAACAGGTCGCCATCCTGATTAAGGAGTGGATGGAACAGGCCGGGCTGGAAACCGAAATGGATGCCACCGGCAATATTGTTGGTCGCGATGAAAAAGCACGTAATGGCGCCCCGACCCTGATCATGGGGTCGCATCAGGATACGGTTGTGTCGGGCGGCAAATATGACGGCATGCTGGGTGTTGCCCTGCCAATCACGGTGGTCGGGGACCTTTATAAACGCAAAATCGATCTGCCCTTTGGCATCGAAATTGTCGCCTTTGGTGACGAGGAAGGTACGCGGTTTCAATCCACCCTTGTCGGCTCCCGCGCCCTTGCGGGGACATTTGACCCAGCCGCCCTTGATGCCATGGATGATAATGGTGTTACGGTACGCACCGCCCTGCAGGACTTTGGCTGCACCCCCGACAGTATACCCAGCCTGAAACGGTCGCGCAAAAACACACTGGGCTTCCTGGAAGTGCATATCGAACAGGGCCCGGTGCTGGAAGGAAGAAACCTGCCCGTCGGGATTGTCACTGCCTTAACCGGGATTGAACGCCACCGCGTGGTCATCAAGGGCAAGGCCAGCCACGCCGGAACCACCCCAATGGATCACCGCCAGGATGCCCTGCTGGCAGCCGCCGATATTGTTCACAAGGTCAACCAGGTATGCCGCGAAACCGAGGGCATGGTTGGTGTGGTCGGCAAGCTGGAAGTATCGCCCAACGCGGTAAATGTGATTCCCGATAGCGTTGACCTGACAATTGAACTCCGCGCACCGGAACGCGCCGTGCGGGTCAATGGGCGTGGGGCCATTTTATCGGCTTTGGGCGGCATTGCGCAAAACCGGGCAGTAGCAATTAATGCCGATCAAACTTACGAGGCAGAAGGTGTGCCCTGTGCCGACTGGATGATGAACGGGCTGGAAGCCGCCATAACCCAACACAACATTCGCCCCCTGCGCCTGTTTAGCGGGGCGGGGCATGATGGCCTGGCCATGCACGATTTATGCGACATTGGCATGTTGTTTGTCCGCTGCAAGGACGGGTTAAGCCATCATCCCGATGAAGCCATCACCGCCGAAGATGCCGACATCGCGGCACAGGTACTGGCGACCTATTTGCAAAATCTGGCGCAATTCTGCTCGAAACTGGCGGGATAA
- a CDS encoding LacI family DNA-binding transcriptional regulator yields the protein MSVSGRTKISDIASRLGVSTATVSRALSGNGYVREQLASRIRATAIEMNYALPSTASGQKVLIVSSQEAMIDFKRSQFTMYVLEGLRERAESRDIRIESYIYQPNQRFEDLYDAAQAPDLIGLLLVSVDDATLEYVRGSGIPAVMVNGDDPEMALSSVTPCNRSAATLATKHLMAQGHRRILFLNRPGRRTIQRRREGWQDAMAEHYNPDYVIDVDDWTAEAASQRVAEVVDSNLPFSAIVAAGDILAVGAVSALQAKGYVVPKDVSVIGIDGLPQGQYMSPALTSVKIPMQTVGALSLDLLIETCRLVNAGIDMPARRIELACELINRESVCPPAKK from the coding sequence ATGTCAGTTAGTGGTCGAACAAAAATCAGTGACATTGCATCGCGCCTTGGGGTTTCAACCGCGACGGTCTCGCGCGCACTTAGCGGAAACGGCTATGTGCGCGAACAGCTTGCGTCCCGTATCCGGGCGACGGCCATTGAAATGAATTATGCACTTCCCAGCACGGCATCGGGCCAAAAGGTGCTGATCGTGTCCTCTCAGGAGGCCATGATCGACTTCAAACGCAGTCAATTTACGATGTATGTGCTGGAAGGCTTGCGCGAACGGGCCGAAAGCCGGGACATCCGCATTGAGTCCTACATTTATCAGCCCAATCAGCGGTTTGAAGACCTTTATGACGCCGCCCAGGCCCCGGACCTGATTGGTCTTTTGCTGGTATCGGTCGATGATGCCACCCTTGAATATGTGCGCGGCTCCGGCATACCGGCTGTCATGGTCAATGGCGATGACCCGGAAATGGCGCTTAGCTCTGTCACGCCCTGTAACCGATCAGCCGCGACGCTTGCGACCAAACACCTGATGGCGCAGGGACACCGGCGCATCCTGTTTCTCAATCGCCCGGGTCGGCGCACCATCCAGCGGCGGCGCGAAGGCTGGCAGGATGCAATGGCAGAGCATTACAACCCGGATTACGTGATTGATGTTGATGACTGGACCGCCGAAGCCGCCAGCCAGCGCGTGGCGGAAGTGGTTGACAGCAATTTACCCTTTAGCGCCATTGTTGCGGCAGGTGACATTTTGGCGGTGGGTGCGGTATCCGCGCTTCAGGCCAAGGGGTATGTGGTGCCAAAGGATGTTTCCGTGATCGGCATCGATGGGTTGCCGCAGGGGCAGTATATGTCCCCCGCCCTGACATCGGTTAAAATCCCCATGCAAACCGTTGGCGCCCTGTCGCTGGATTTGCTGATCGAGACGTGCCGCCTGGTCAATGCGGGCATAGATATGCCCGCCCGCCGGATCGAACTGGCGTGCGAGCTGATAAATCGTGAAAGTGTGTGCCCGCCAGCAAAAAAATAG
- a CDS encoding ABC transporter substrate-binding protein, producing the protein MKSLFKGALVAAALTVSAFSAGTADAQTPPGVLLVGQIAEPKSLDPAADTAVNDFRILVNMYDGLVRYKDGTLEVEPDLAKSWTISDDGKVYTFKLREGVTFHDGTPFNAEAVKYNFDRMLDEKHPQHDTGPFPLAFFFSAIDKIDVVDDLTVTFTLKEPYAPFLSNLAYPTGLMVSPTAVKKYGKDFGRHPVGTGPFKFEEWESNSKVVVTRNDDYWDGAPKLDAVVFRPITDANTRIAELMAGGIDLMVEVPPDNLGQLESDANFTVYQQAGPHLWFLILNTKDGPFKDKRVRQAINYAINKKALVDNVLQGTADIAAGPTPPAFAWAYDKSLQPYPYDVEKAKKLIDEAGASGKEVTFYVTEGGSGMLDPIPMGAAIQADLAKVGLKVKIETYEWNTFLGKVNPGLEGKADMAEMAWMTNDPDTLPYLALRTDAWPDKGGFNSGYYSNPKVDELLEKARTSTDQNERAKLYREMQQIVHDDAPWAFIANWKQNAVTSAAVKGFKLQPSFFLLLKDVSKD; encoded by the coding sequence ATGAAAAGCCTGTTTAAAGGGGCGCTGGTCGCAGCGGCCTTGACAGTTTCAGCATTTTCAGCCGGGACGGCTGATGCACAGACACCGCCGGGCGTTCTGCTGGTCGGGCAGATTGCCGAACCCAAATCGCTTGACCCGGCCGCCGATACGGCGGTCAACGATTTCCGCATTCTGGTCAATATGTATGATGGGCTGGTGCGCTATAAGGATGGCACGCTTGAGGTCGAACCCGACCTTGCCAAAAGCTGGACCATTTCGGATGACGGCAAGGTTTATACCTTTAAACTGCGCGAGGGCGTGACCTTCCATGATGGCACGCCGTTTAACGCCGAGGCGGTAAAATACAATTTTGACCGCATGCTGGATGAAAAACACCCGCAGCATGATACCGGGCCGTTCCCGCTGGCGTTTTTCTTTAGCGCGATTGACAAAATTGACGTGGTGGATGACCTCACGGTCACATTCACCCTCAAGGAACCCTATGCGCCGTTCCTGTCCAACCTGGCCTATCCCACGGGGCTGATGGTTTCGCCCACGGCGGTCAAGAAATATGGCAAGGATTTTGGCCGTCATCCGGTGGGCACCGGCCCGTTTAAATTCGAGGAATGGGAAAGCAATTCCAAGGTCGTTGTCACCCGGAATGATGATTACTGGGATGGCGCCCCGAAACTGGATGCCGTTGTTTTTCGCCCGATTACCGATGCCAATACCCGCATTGCCGAACTGATGGCCGGTGGCATTGACCTGATGGTCGAGGTGCCGCCAGATAATTTGGGGCAGTTGGAATCTGATGCCAACTTTACGGTCTATCAGCAGGCCGGGCCGCATTTGTGGTTCCTGATCCTCAATACCAAGGATGGCCCGTTTAAGGACAAGCGTGTGCGCCAGGCGATCAATTACGCCATCAATAAAAAGGCGCTGGTGGATAACGTTTTGCAGGGCACGGCCGATATTGCCGCCGGGCCGACGCCGCCTGCCTTTGCCTGGGCCTATGACAAAAGCCTTCAGCCTTACCCCTATGACGTTGAAAAGGCCAAAAAGCTGATTGATGAAGCCGGGGCATCGGGCAAGGAAGTGACCTTTTACGTGACCGAAGGCGGCTCGGGCATGCTGGACCCGATCCCGATGGGCGCCGCGATCCAGGCTGATTTGGCGAAGGTTGGCCTGAAGGTCAAGATCGAAACCTATGAATGGAATACCTTCCTGGGCAAGGTTAATCCCGGGCTTGAGGGCAAGGCGGACATGGCCGAAATGGCCTGGATGACCAACGACCCCGATACATTGCCGTATCTGGCGCTGCGCACCGATGCCTGGCCCGACAAGGGCGGCTTTAATTCCGGTTATTATTCCAACCCCAAAGTGGATGAATTGCTGGAAAAGGCCCGCACCTCAACCGATCAGAATGAACGGGCAAAGCTGTATCGTGAAATGCAACAGATTGTGCATGACGATGCACCCTGGGCCTTTATTGCCAACTGGAAACAGAACGCCGTGACCAGTGCCGCGGTGAAGGGCTTCAAGCTGCAACCGTCCTTCTTCCTGCTGTTAAAGGATGTCAGCAAGGATTAG